Proteins encoded in a region of the Thermococcus stetteri genome:
- a CDS encoding DUF2101 family protein, which yields MDIEELLYRVGELVEDTVKRLGSSTVRFLFPRPSKVPPSSSALVRLFKKALTPHEILSLRVQLAFLAYLVVALILVFLNLPWIFLAVSLLYILYLRYLLVTYQEFILEYSAYKTFYFWLSIIAIFAYGGYFAVRKYAFSPYHFYLYILLVLAVVLSFRYYFKSRYGRDYTYGVVEEVKNDLVKVFVHDDIAANVKPGYYWVPAVPDAEPGLVVKLLVEERAFRSARPVRILEVYLESQSSQTETEPKEETE from the coding sequence ATGGACATTGAGGAGCTCCTATACAGAGTCGGTGAGCTTGTAGAGGACACGGTAAAGCGGCTTGGATCTTCGACAGTTCGTTTTCTGTTTCCCCGTCCTTCTAAAGTTCCTCCTAGTTCCAGTGCCTTAGTCCGCCTATTTAAAAAGGCCCTTACGCCGCATGAAATTTTGAGTTTGCGGGTGCAGTTAGCTTTCTTGGCATACCTGGTCGTTGCGCTGATTTTAGTCTTTCTAAATCTCCCCTGGATTTTCCTCGCTGTGAGTTTGCTCTATATCCTCTACCTCCGCTATCTTCTCGTGACATATCAGGAGTTTATTCTGGAATATTCCGCGTACAAGACCTTCTATTTTTGGCTGTCTATTATTGCAATTTTTGCCTACGGCGGGTACTTTGCGGTTAGAAAGTACGCCTTCAGCCCCTATCATTTTTACCTGTATATCCTTTTGGTCTTAGCTGTAGTACTGTCTTTCCGCTATTACTTCAAGTCCCGCTACGGCAGGGACTACACCTACGGTGTCGTTGAAGAAGTCAAGAACGACCTGGTTAAAGTCTTCGTCCACGACGACATAGCGGCAAACGTTAAACCCGGCTACTACTGGGTGCCAGCGGTTCCCGATGCGGAGCCAGGCCTCGTGGTTAAGCTCCTCGTTGAGGAGAGGGCGTTCAGGAGCGCTAGACCAGTGAGAATACTGGAAGTGTATCTAGAGAGTCAATCTTCCCAGACCGAGACCGAACCAAAGGAGGAGACCGAGTGA
- a CDS encoding TonB-dependent receptor yields MGHTIYYNTSIQKWCEFKKFMRKVCEGIGYQLEEENEALTITPTKKGVEALRIEKEGEGFAKTNLIEPEHSIYLLILHSVSSFGSVSVWED; encoded by the coding sequence ATGGGACACACAATTTATTATAATACTTCAATACAGAAATGGTGTGAATTTAAGAAATTCATGAGGAAAGTATGCGAGGGAATTGGCTACCAGTTAGAGGAAGAAAACGAGGCCCTCACGATAACACCAACGAAAAAAGGCGTTGAAGCCCTCCGAATTGAAAAAGAAGGAGAAGGCTTCGCAAAGACCAACCTAATCGAGCCGGAGCACTCGATATATCTCCTGATACTTCACTCGGTCTCCTCCTTTGGTTCGGTCTCGGTCTGGGAAGATTGA
- the snatA gene encoding neutral amino acid NAAT transporter SnatA, which yields MEGVVEFLKYLILLYGGLFAITNPVGAVPVFLSVTHDLSWRERREIASKTSISVVVTLVVFALLGQWIFKFFGSSTDAFAIAGGILLFRMALEMLSGKLSSVKISNEETEEFSEEVVTLEEVAIIPLAIPLISGPGAITTVMLYMAQSMTNLQRLAVILTIVLIGITVWLVLCSANRIKARLGRVGIKVMTRMMGLILTSMAVQMIINGIKGAFGL from the coding sequence ATGGAGGGAGTAGTTGAGTTTCTCAAGTACCTGATACTTCTCTACGGCGGCTTATTTGCAATAACAAATCCCGTGGGAGCAGTTCCCGTCTTTTTGAGCGTTACTCATGACCTGTCTTGGAGGGAGCGAAGGGAAATAGCGTCTAAGACCTCCATATCCGTAGTGGTGACCCTCGTGGTGTTCGCCCTCCTCGGGCAGTGGATATTCAAGTTCTTTGGCTCCAGCACCGACGCGTTTGCTATCGCCGGTGGGATACTCCTCTTCAGGATGGCCCTCGAGATGCTCTCTGGAAAGCTCTCGTCGGTAAAGATAAGCAACGAAGAAACCGAGGAGTTCAGCGAGGAAGTTGTAACGCTTGAGGAAGTGGCAATAATTCCGCTTGCAATCCCCCTTATCTCAGGCCCTGGAGCTATAACGACTGTGATGCTCTACATGGCCCAAAGCATGACCAACCTTCAGAGGCTCGCTGTGATCCTGACGATAGTCCTGATTGGGATCACCGTCTGGCTTGTCCTCTGCTCTGCCAACAGGATAAAGGCTCGGCTTGGGAGGGTTGGGATCAAGGTGATGACGAGGATGATGGGTTTGATCTTAACTTCGATGGCCGTTCAGATGATAATCAACGGCATAAAGGGTGCGTTTGGACTTTAG